A genomic region of Chlorobaculum parvum NCIB 8327 contains the following coding sequences:
- the accD gene encoding acetyl-CoA carboxylase, carboxyltransferase subunit beta has protein sequence MVWFKRGIPSIKTTDKRDTPEGLWSKCDECGAALHKKQLEDHLYTCPECGHHFRISPDLYFSFLFDDGAWDEFDGQLRAADPLTFVDTKKYPDRVRDTMQKSGKSEACRNATGSMGGSAAVISAMDFGFIGGSMGSVVGEKISRAADKSVELNAPLILISQSGGARMMEGAFSLMQMAKTSARLTRLGERNIPFISLMTDPTMGGISASYAMLGDLNISEPKALIGFAGPRVIRDTIKRDLPEGFQRAEFLKEHGFVDMIVHRKDLRLQLIKLFKHLRG, from the coding sequence ATGGTCTGGTTCAAACGGGGGATACCCTCCATCAAGACAACGGACAAGCGCGACACCCCTGAAGGGTTGTGGTCCAAATGCGACGAATGCGGCGCTGCGTTGCACAAAAAACAGCTCGAAGATCACCTCTACACCTGCCCGGAGTGTGGTCATCACTTCCGAATCAGTCCTGATCTCTACTTCTCGTTCCTGTTCGACGATGGGGCGTGGGATGAATTCGACGGCCAGCTCAGAGCTGCCGATCCGCTTACCTTTGTCGATACGAAAAAGTATCCCGATCGCGTGCGCGACACGATGCAGAAATCGGGAAAGAGCGAAGCGTGCCGGAACGCTACCGGTTCGATGGGTGGTTCCGCTGCGGTTATTTCCGCGATGGATTTCGGTTTCATCGGCGGCTCGATGGGCTCGGTGGTAGGTGAAAAGATTTCGCGGGCGGCTGACAAGAGCGTCGAATTGAACGCACCGCTCATATTGATTTCTCAATCCGGCGGCGCACGCATGATGGAGGGCGCGTTCAGCCTCATGCAGATGGCCAAGACCTCAGCCCGTCTGACGCGACTCGGTGAACGGAACATTCCATTCATCTCGCTCATGACCGATCCGACGATGGGCGGCATCAGCGCTTCGTATGCCATGCTTGGCGATCTGAACATCAGCGAGCCGAAAGCGCTCATCGGCTTTGCCGGCCCGCGAGTTATCCGCGATACCATCAAGCGCGACCTGCCCGAAGGCTTCCAGCGCGCCGAGTTTCTCAAGGAGCACGGTTTCGTCGATATGATCGTTCACCGCAAGGACTTGCGCTTGCAGCTCATCAAGCTGTTCAAGCACCTGCGGGGGTAA
- the thyX gene encoding FAD-dependent thymidylate synthase translates to MQVRLISVTNPLIEIDDRQLTPEGLMAYCARVSSPHQETPDYEKLLSYCIDKKHWSVFEMVDMTVEITTSRAISPQILRHRSFCFQEFSQRYAKAQTTEKYQPRRQDTKNRQNSLDDLDEATVAWFDEAQEKIAKLAFDSYEEALEKGIAKESARVLLPLGTQTRLYMKGSVRSWIHYLDVRTDPTTQKEHRDIAEAIKSIFMEQFPVISKAMGWKTVES, encoded by the coding sequence ATGCAGGTACGCCTCATTTCCGTCACCAATCCGCTCATCGAAATCGACGACCGCCAGCTTACCCCCGAAGGCCTTATGGCCTACTGCGCGAGGGTTTCGAGCCCGCATCAGGAGACGCCGGACTACGAGAAGCTGCTCTCCTACTGCATTGACAAGAAGCACTGGAGCGTGTTCGAGATGGTTGACATGACCGTCGAAATCACCACCTCCCGTGCCATCTCCCCGCAGATTCTCCGGCACCGGAGCTTCTGCTTCCAGGAGTTCTCGCAGCGCTATGCCAAAGCGCAGACGACCGAAAAGTACCAGCCGAGGCGGCAGGATACGAAGAACCGGCAGAACTCGCTGGACGATCTCGACGAAGCAACCGTGGCATGGTTCGACGAAGCGCAGGAGAAGATTGCGAAGCTCGCATTCGACAGCTACGAAGAGGCGCTGGAGAAGGGCATTGCCAAGGAGAGCGCCCGCGTGCTGCTGCCGCTCGGCACGCAGACCCGGCTCTACATGAAAGGTTCCGTGCGAAGCTGGATTCACTACCTCGACGTCCGCACCGACCCGACCACCCAGAAAGAGCACCGCGACATCGCCGAAGCCATCAAATCGATTTTCATGGAACAGTTCCCGGTCATCAGCAAGGCAATGGGCTGGAAAACAGTTGAGAGTTGA
- the clpP gene encoding ATP-dependent Clp endopeptidase proteolytic subunit ClpP codes for MANINFGFNHHAKKLYSGAIENSINNQLVPMVIETSGRGERAFDIFSRLLRERIIFLGSPIDEHVAGLIMAQLIFLESEDPERDIYIYVNSPGGSVSAGLGIYDTMQYIRPDISTVCVGMAASMGAFLLASGTAGKRASLPHSRIMIHQPSGGAQGQETDILIQAREIEKIRHLLEDLLAKHTGQNVKTIREDSERDRWMNATEAKEYGLIDQIFEKRPAPENAG; via the coding sequence ATGGCTAACATCAATTTCGGTTTCAATCATCACGCCAAGAAGCTCTACTCCGGAGCGATTGAAAACAGCATCAACAACCAGCTCGTGCCGATGGTTATCGAGACCTCGGGACGCGGCGAGCGTGCGTTCGACATCTTTTCCCGCCTTCTGCGTGAGCGCATCATCTTCCTCGGTTCTCCCATTGACGAGCACGTTGCGGGGCTGATCATGGCGCAGCTCATCTTCCTCGAATCGGAAGACCCGGAGCGCGACATCTACATCTACGTCAACTCGCCCGGCGGAAGCGTATCGGCAGGTCTCGGCATCTACGACACGATGCAGTACATCCGTCCCGACATCTCGACGGTTTGCGTCGGCATGGCGGCCAGTATGGGCGCATTCCTGCTTGCCAGTGGAACGGCAGGCAAGCGCGCTTCGCTTCCGCACTCGCGCATCATGATTCACCAGCCTTCGGGCGGCGCGCAGGGTCAGGAGACCGACATTCTCATTCAGGCCCGCGAGATCGAGAAGATCCGCCACCTGCTCGAAGATCTGCTCGCCAAGCACACCGGCCAGAATGTCAAGACCATTCGCGAGGATTCCGAGCGCGACCGCTGGATGAACGCCACCGAGGCCAAGGAGTACGGACTGATCGACCAGATTTTCGAAAAACGTCCGGCTCCGGAAAACGCCGGCTGA